A window of Zingiber officinale cultivar Zhangliang chromosome 5A, Zo_v1.1, whole genome shotgun sequence contains these coding sequences:
- the LOC121980300 gene encoding monodehydroascorbate reductase 3, cytosolic-like, translating into MAERHFKYVILGGGVAAGYAAREFAKLGLNPGELAIISKEAVAPYERPALSKGYLFPQGAARLPGFYVCVGSGGERLLPEWYTEKGIELILGTEIVKADLGSKSLISTSGEIFKYDTLIISTGSTVVKLSDFGVQGADAKNIFYLREIEDADNLYAAIQAKKDGKAVIVGGGYIGLELGAALKVNNLDVTMVYPEPWCMPRLFTAGIAAFYEGYYANKGIKIVKGTVAVGFDSDTNGEVTAVRLKDGRVLEADIVVVGVGGRPLISLFKGQLEEEKGGIKTDSFFRTSIPDVYAVGDVATFPLKLFGEQRRVEHVDHARKSAEQAVKAIRSAEQDAPIEEYDYLPYFYSRAFDLSWQFYGDNDGDTVLFGDNDPTSTSPKFGTYWIKDGKVVGVFLEHGTPEENSLIAKVARLQPAVQDIQQLEKQGLAFASDI; encoded by the exons ATGGCGGAGAGGCACTTCAAGTACGTGATTCTCGGCGGCGGTGTTGCGGCG GGATACGCGGCTCGGGAATTTGCGAAACTTGGTCTCAACCCGGGAGAGTTGGCAATCATATCGAAAGAGGCG GTAGCACCTTATGAACGGCCAGCGCTCAGCAAAGGCTACCTTTTCCCTCAAG GTGCTGCAAGACTGCCCGGGTTTTATGTCTGTGTCGGCAGTGGCGGTGAAAGACTCCTTCCGGAATGGTACACTGAGAAAG GCATAGAACTTATACTTGGCACAGAAATTGTAAAAGCTGATCTAGGATCCAAGTCTCTTATTAGTACATCCGGTGAAATCTTCAAGTATGATACTCTTATTATTTCTACTGGATCCACA GTTGTAAAACTGTCTGATTTTGGCGTCCAAGGGGCAGATGCAAAAAACATATTCTActtgagagagattgaggatGCTGATAATCTTTATGCTGCTATCCAAGCAAAGAAAGATGGAAAGGCTGTAATTGTTGGTGGAGGATATATTGGTCTTGAACTTGGTGCAGCATTGAAGGTCAATAACTTAGATGTTACTATGGTCTACCCTGAACCTTGGTGCA TGCCAAGATTATTCACTGCAGGAATTGCTGCTTTTTATGAAGGATATTATGCCAATAAAGGGATCAAAATAGTCAAAGGAACTGTGGCTGTTGGATTTGATTCTGATACAAATGGAGAG GTTACTGCTGTAAGGTTGAAGGATGGTAGAGTACTGGAAGCTGATATTGTTGTTGTTGGAGTTGGTGGAAGACCACTCATTAGTCTCTTTAAGGGACAGCTAGAAGAGGAGAAAGGTGGAATTAAG ACTGATAGTTTCTTTAGAACGAGTATTCCTGATGTCTATGCTGTGGGAGATGTGGCTACCTTCCCCTTGAAGCTCTTTGGTGAACAAAGGAGAGTGGAACATGTGGATCATGCTCGGAAATCAGCTGAGCAGGCTGTGAAG GCAATCAGGTCAGCAGAACAAGATGCGCCGATAGAGGAATATGACTACCTACCATACTTCTACTCTCGCGCATTTGATCTGTCGTGGCAATTCTATGGAGACAATGATGGGGATACAGTCCTGTTTGGAGACAACGACCCAACCTCCACGAGCCCAAAGTTTGGTACTTACTGGATCAAAGATGGGAAGGTGGTGGGTGTGTTCCTTGAACATGGAACTCCGGAGGAGAACAGTTTGATAGCCAAGGTAGCTAGGCTCCAGCCAGCAGTGCAAGACATTCAACAGCTTGAAAAGCAAGGACTTGCATTTGCTAGTGACATCTAA